From the Paenibacillus sp. MMS20-IR301 genome, the window AAGATAGAGCTGCCCGAATTTCAGCAGGTCAGCGGGCATAAGCTTCAGCCCGAAGCCGCCGGTATGAATTCCCTGCGGGTCAGCCTCCCACTCATACTCAGTAATGCCGAGCGGCCCGAAGAGAACCTGTTCAGCGAACTGTGCCGTTGGGATCCCCGTAGCCTGTACCAGGATTGCTGACAGCAATTGCGAAATCCCCGAATTATACTCCATTCTGATTCCCGGTTCATCCGCGAGCGGCTGCTTCAGCACATATTCTGCCCAGTCCGGAGACCGGGTCATTTGCGGAAAGGAATTCAGTCCGCCGAACTCGTTCCAGCGGAAGCCGGCAGACATCGTTAACAGATGCCCGATGGTAATCCGCTGCTTGCGTTCGTCCTTATCCCGGCTGAGCTGCGGAAAGAACAGGCTGGCAGGTGTCTGCGGCCCGGGAAGCTTGCCTTGATCCATTGCGATACAGATCAGGGCGGAGAGAATGCTTTTGGTGCAGGAATTAATTCTGAATATCTCGTATGCGGTGTGCCGGTCCTTATATTGTTCGTATACCAGGCTGCCTTGCTGCTGAATCAGACAGCTTCGGAGCTCCAGGGTTTCCAGTTTTGATGTTAATCCATGCAGATTCATAATGGTGTCCTTTCTTGGTGAAATACAACCAGCCCCCTGTGGGGAACGGTGACCGGTATCTGTCCGATATGCCCTGAATGGAGTCTACCCTATTATCTCAGTCTGTGCCAGAGATGTCGAATGGAGGGGCGGCCAGGACATAATATGAGTCTGACAGCCCTTTAGCTGGGAATATCAGGTGATTTGGATACCACACCGAAGGTAGAAGCTTTGATGTAAGGCTGATTCTGCAATGTCTCCAGTTGCTTAGCAGTCCCGGTAACGACTACACCAATGATCGTGATATCAGCCGGCTCAAGTATATTATTATCCCCGGCTAAGCTTTCCTGAATCTGCTCCGCGGCCCATTTGTAATTTTTGCCGCCTGCCCGAAGCTGCTCAACGCTGTTAATGAAGGCATCAACACCGCCGTAGGGAGCAAACTGCATACCGTGAAATCCATAGATAATCTGCGAATCGGCAGCGATCGTTTGTCCGGTTTCTTTCAGGTAATCCTTATAAGAATTTGTATAGGCATCAGTCCAATACCATACAGGCTGAATTCCTGCCGGCAGAAGCGTTTGCATCTCCTCCAGTTTGTAGGCCCGGTCAAAGGACAAAGCCAGCTCAACCAGCATATTGTCTTCCAACAGCTTCAGCTGGCTAATGCTATCCTCATAGGAAGTATATTGGATCTGCGGATGATAGAAGAACATTTCCCGGTCTCCGGTAGCAGAATTGTAGCGGTATGTGGAAGCTGCACTGAGCTGTTCCGGCAGAGGAATTGCTCCATGCGCACCATATCTTCCAGTTGAGCGGCCTGACAAATTATAGAACTCCTCAAGGGTCTCCCAGACATATGGTTTATTCCCGAGCCATTTGTAAGTTTGATTATAGACTTCGCCGCCAAAGGCATCCAGCTTCACAGATTGGTTACTGATATGGACATTGGGTGCACCGATCTCATTTCTCCAGAGAATCTCGGATTGGACCTTATCCCCCTGCGACAATCGCAAGTGATAAAGACCGTACCACATAGCGGCGAGGATAACCGGAGTGACAACTATGATGATTCCGATGGTTCTCAAGGTGGAGCGGAGCTTTGCTTTTTTTATCATCTGCTGAGCCTGCTTGCCGTTAAAAGTAAAATGATCTTTATCGTGATTATGTTCCATTTAATGATCCTCCTCATAATGTTTGATGAAATTATTTTTGGCGCGGGTGACATGAGTTTTGAGCGTATTCTCATTCTTGTTATACAGCGCAGAAAGATCCTTGTAGGTCAGATTCATCTCATATTTGAGAATTAACAGTTCCTGATGCTGCTCTGAGAGCAAAGCCAATGTATCACGGATCGTTTGCGCGGTTTCCCGCCTCA encodes:
- a CDS encoding serine hydrolase — its product is MNLHGLTSKLETLELRSCLIQQQGSLVYEQYKDRHTAYEIFRINSCTKSILSALICIAMDQGKLPGPQTPASLFFPQLSRDKDERKQRITIGHLLTMSAGFRWNEFGGLNSFPQMTRSPDWAEYVLKQPLADEPGIRMEYNSGISQLLSAILVQATGIPTAQFAEQVLFGPLGITEYEWEADPQGIHTGGFGLKLMPADLLKFGQLYLQEGKWENTQVISSGLVASSALPALRSEPPRQGGYGWHWWTDTLPAGTGPERSEGMPYYYARGYAGQFVYVLPQLEVVVVLTRDNKRGRNNPAPDAFHEHIAPLLLASDRPKRA
- a CDS encoding anti sigma factor C-terminal domain-containing protein, whose translation is MEHNHDKDHFTFNGKQAQQMIKKAKLRSTLRTIGIIIVVTPVILAAMWYGLYHLRLSQGDKVQSEILWRNEIGAPNVHISNQSVKLDAFGGEVYNQTYKWLGNKPYVWETLEEFYNLSGRSTGRYGAHGAIPLPEQLSAASTYRYNSATGDREMFFYHPQIQYTSYEDSISQLKLLEDNMLVELALSFDRAYKLEEMQTLLPAGIQPVWYWTDAYTNSYKDYLKETGQTIAADSQIIYGFHGMQFAPYGGVDAFINSVEQLRAGGKNYKWAAEQIQESLAGDNNILEPADITIIGVVVTGTAKQLETLQNQPYIKASTFGVVSKSPDIPS